In the Staphylococcus condimenti genome, one interval contains:
- a CDS encoding heme oxygenase, producing MYIVTNRIEVKKGFAEKMAPRFTSNPKLEEMPGFNRVEVSLIEDDNSDTEEMYVTTWWDTEKDFENWKNSDAFKQAHQRSDKKESDEKEKKESPIIGSNLVKSHVLTALGKLE from the coding sequence ATGTATATCGTTACAAATAGAATTGAAGTAAAAAAAGGATTTGCAGAAAAAATGGCGCCGCGTTTCACTTCTAATCCAAAGTTAGAAGAAATGCCTGGATTTAATCGTGTTGAAGTTTCTTTAATCGAAGATGACAACTCAGATACTGAAGAAATGTATGTGACAACTTGGTGGGATACAGAAAAAGACTTTGAAAATTGGAAGAATAGTGATGCGTTCAAACAAGCACACCAACGTTCAGATAAAAAAGAATCGGATGAAAAAGAAAAGAAAGAATCACCAATTATCGGCAGCAATCTTGTAAAATCTCATGTGCTTACAGCACTCGGTAAATTAGAATAG
- a CDS encoding YjiH family protein, whose protein sequence is MEKYTKSQIIKGRLKFIIMSLIGIMLFLIPIPVTEDGKKQTTLTVAFLAHWLKEILGGSMPYILLIVITLSGLFTLLCSTILKNRINPEGLMNTVFNVTPIWLIVRLLAVVFAWMTFLHIGTKVIYSDDTGNLIFSDLLPTLLSVFFFAALFLPLLLEFGLLEMLGPIFRPVMRPLFTLPGRSTVDNLASFIGDGTVGVIITSRQYEQGFYSRREATVIATTFSVVSLTFAIVVAETVGMQNHFFYFYLTVIVSCLVAAVIMPRIWPLRSVPDEYAVENSEYSKDESKPEGVSAVRHGFNLATDKGIKAPGFVDFFKSGLGTVVDMWFAILPVVMTIGTLATIIATYTPFFEIIGKPFVPLLELLQIPEAGRASETMLVGFADMFLPSILIDGVKSQITLFVVGALSISQLIYLSEVGGVILGSKIPVSIGKLFVIFLLRTIIVLPIIALMAHLYF, encoded by the coding sequence ATGGAAAAATATACAAAATCACAAATTATAAAAGGACGTTTAAAATTCATTATTATGTCATTAATTGGGATTATGCTTTTCTTGATTCCAATACCGGTGACAGAAGATGGAAAGAAACAAACAACATTAACTGTTGCATTTTTAGCACATTGGTTAAAAGAAATTTTAGGCGGCTCTATGCCGTATATCTTGCTGATTGTTATTACACTTTCTGGATTGTTTACTTTATTATGTTCTACTATTTTAAAAAATCGCATCAATCCTGAAGGCTTAATGAATACCGTATTTAATGTTACACCAATTTGGTTGATAGTCAGATTGTTAGCTGTTGTGTTTGCATGGATGACATTCTTACATATCGGGACTAAAGTAATCTATTCAGATGATACAGGCAACTTGATTTTTTCTGATTTATTACCAACCTTATTGTCAGTATTTTTCTTTGCAGCATTATTTTTACCGCTACTATTAGAATTCGGTTTGTTAGAAATGCTTGGGCCGATATTCAGACCGGTCATGAGACCATTGTTCACATTGCCTGGACGATCTACTGTTGATAATTTAGCATCATTTATCGGTGATGGAACAGTAGGTGTAATTATTACAAGCCGTCAATATGAACAAGGCTTTTATTCTAGAAGAGAAGCAACGGTTATTGCGACTACTTTTAGTGTAGTATCATTAACTTTTGCAATTGTCGTAGCAGAAACAGTCGGAATGCAAAATCATTTCTTTTATTTCTATTTAACTGTAATCGTTTCTTGTTTAGTTGCTGCAGTAATTATGCCTAGAATTTGGCCATTACGTAGTGTACCTGATGAGTATGCAGTAGAAAATAGTGAGTACAGTAAAGATGAATCTAAACCAGAGGGTGTTTCTGCTGTGCGTCATGGTTTTAACTTAGCGACTGACAAAGGAATTAAAGCACCCGGCTTTGTAGATTTCTTTAAATCAGGATTAGGTACAGTAGTAGATATGTGGTTTGCAATTTTACCAGTTGTTATGACTATTGGTACATTAGCAACTATTATTGCGACTTATACGCCATTTTTTGAAATTATCGGCAAACCCTTCGTGCCATTATTGGAGTTATTGCAAATCCCTGAAGCAGGTCGTGCATCTGAAACAATGCTTGTCGGATTTGCAGATATGTTCCTACCGTCTATTTTAATTGACGGTGTGAAAAGCCAAATCACACTTTTTGTTGTAGGTGCGTTAAGTATCTCTCAACTGATTTATTTATCAGAAGTCGGCGGTGTTATCTTAGGATCTAAGATTCCTGTCAGTATCGGCAAGTTATTTGTAATCTTCTTACTTAGAACTATTATTGTTTTACCGATTATTGCCTTGATGGCACATTTATATTTCTAA